Within Harpia harpyja isolate bHarHar1 chromosome 4, bHarHar1 primary haplotype, whole genome shotgun sequence, the genomic segment agtaacTATAAAGGTCTTGAGCTCAGCTGCAAAGCAAATCTGAAAATTTAGAGGCTTAAGAAGAACAAGACTTCTCTGCTCTTTTTACTGCTTGATACAAGAGAGTTATAAACCGCAGGGAAGTTCAGTGTAGAAATGTGAATCTGTCTCCCTCCTTCTTGCTGGAAGGCTTGCACATTTTTTCTCCCTCAGTTGGAAGAATGTATCAAATCTTGCATCTTCCATGCAGGCAAAGTGAAGTTCAACAGTTATTTATCTAGACTACATAAAACTTCCTTCTCATTTCAGTTGGTCACGTTGTTATTATCTAGTGGTGGTGTACTAACTTTTCAGTCAGGCTCTGAGAGGAAGTATAGTAGACAAAATTTATGtgtacaaaatggaaaataattttgttctgtgaCACATAAACAGAAATGCTAAAACAACCCTCTCccaaactattttcttttgtaaGATACCCTTAGCCAACGTGTTCTGAAATACAGCAATTATGGGCTGCTATTAATGGTCTGGTTTTTACTGTTATTCAGCTGCACACACTTAAGAACTATGCTAtggacttaaaaaaacccaaacctttccaGACAGACATATTTACACTGCAAGTTGTTACCAGACTGTCTGAACTTAATTTAGCCAACATGATCTTAATTTATCTTAGTGAACTGGGAGGCTGAAGTCTTTATGGtcatcatttcttttttcccagagcATGACTTCATTCATTGCCCAAGACAAAGTACTCCGCAAGTGAGAGTGATCCAGGGTTTTCTTTGTCTTGATGCATACTTGTGGCTTAGTTACTGTGCATCACCCACACTGTCTGATTAATCTGAAGAGGTAAAGCCTCTAATAAGATGAGGATCTTAAAACCCACTTGGAGGACTGTTCAggtttcccttcctccctttcagTATTTGTTAACTCTCAGCTAAATCAGGTAAGAGTTTTGGCCTTCCAACCAAGCCACTATTCATCTCCTCCTGCTCTAGAGATGCCCATGCACCTTGAACACAGCTAGGCACTGCTGTATTACCCACCCATATGATTACCATAGGTAATAACTGCTCTTGTGCTTTGCTGCCTATGTCCTATACATATTCTTAATGCACAATACAGCAGAGTAACCCCCTCAGCTAACTAATGTTCAACACTATCTTATGGAAAAAGCTGTGCTACAAGCCTTATATTCCTTATAAGCATAACTTAGTAGCGTGCTACGTGATCACATAAAGGGGATTAATGCATATTGTACAGTACAGGTTCGCTCAAAACTTGTTAGATCAACCAGTTCACTCGCCACTACATCttaattcagttttaatgaaCACAAAGGCACATCCGTATCTACTACAAACCTGCAGCTATACTGAAACCAGCTATTACATATTTTTTCAGCTGAAGACAGACATTAAATGACTAAGGTATTTGGTAGTATTAATATGGGTTCAAATAATAGTTTGTGTATCTGTGTCCATCAGCCTTTGAAACTGGTACCTTTTCTAAGGGGTTACAAATTCCTTCAGCGGTTTTAACTCAATACCATATACTGTGTCCTTTTGCTTCTCCCCTCCATGCAGCACTACTGAATAGAAAAGGTCAGCATGTTACAAATCCTACATTGCAGATTGCGTGCAGTATTCGGAGAGCCTAAGACCaaaggcaaaggagaaaagacaTAATGATCTTTTTGCCACATGTCACTACAGAAGGTCATTTTTGTGACCTGTTTCCTCTTATTCTCTTCTTTTACATCCTACATTTTGTAAGAAAAGCTGGATTAATTAAATTCAAGCAAAGTCTAACTTCTAATTAAACATTATAACAAATCCACAATCTTTAAAACAATTTGCCTGACATACACTTCACAGTCAAGACCACATTCAGAAAGCACAAAATTTTGCTGCCACCTCCACAACCAGAATACACAAACcaaggaaacagaaacaaaaatacacagaGACCATTGGCAAGGGAACTTGAGCTACTGCTAAATAACTTTCATTTCATGCTGCATTCTGGATGGACGAAAATTGCTGTATACATCATTTCCACATTTAAACAGTAATGCTGCTGGCTAAGCatacaaaagcagaaaactgaaaagcaaagaattacGTTAGGGTCATTCTGTTTACACaccattcaaaattatttcactaCCACATTTACAGTGGCTCTCCTAGCCTCAACACCACAGATGAAGTGTATATAGTATCTTGTAAACGATCCAAGTTCACTTTTATCCTAAGCTGAGGTCTCAATTTTCACATCTATCTCAAGTGTCTAACACATGCAGTATTTCTCTCTTGCACAGCCTGCTCCCTTTAAGTTGCTACAGCAAGTGCTTTTTAGATCTGCCAGCAATACGTTGATGCAAGTGATCTACTCCTCTATATCCTTCTTTGGTCAGagcaataaaaagctttttttgcttaCCTCTCCCTAGCTTTATTTTGCATGCAAGTGCTCCTGCTTTTGCATCAAACAGCTCCAGAACTCAACTTTAATGCACGGGAAAGAGAAGAGCGCAAATACTTTAAAACTTGTGGTTTGGCCTCAGTGACATCCTCTTAAACGAAAGTAAAGAAGCCGATCAAAATCTGAGTTTAATTTTGCTAAGATTCTGCACTCAAAGTACTGGGACTGTCTGCTGCGTCATGTTGACTCAGCTAATCTCAATGTTTCTAATTGCAACTTACTAAACTGTGGCTCAATTGATTAAAAACGAATTACTACGCAAgattaaaagaaagctttttttttttttaatataaaaaggtTTCAATAAATCCTCCCAAAACTTAAAGCACTTACAGAATACAAAGTAAGTTTTGAAAATGTGTAACTATTGTTTTAAGagttaactgaaaaaaagatttagCAACTAACTGTACTTGCAAGGCTAAGGAAACTATTGCAACAGAGAAAACATATCCAGCTCAACTTCCTCTACAGCTTATTTGTGTAAAACATTCTCTGAGTTGTACTTCCTCACTGGCAGGGGAGGCAGAACATCACTTTATATCCAGTCACAAGTGGCTGTAGTAtaaagagaaggaatgaaaatatatttaagtcTCAAAACTTGCTTTACAATCTAACCAAACTACTGTATGACTTCATGACAGACCACCAAAGAAACTCCATTGTAACTTGGCTTTTATCTTTTGTTAAGGCAGActttgggagggggaaaaaaaaaaaaaaatcattacagagCCTCTGAAGGTTCTGGTTTTATACAGGTCTACATTCAGAAGTGTTTTCTATTGAAAATCCATCATAAAGTTATGGAAACttgtaagtaaaaataaatgtttgaaacCTTCAGACTATCCCTTAATAGCATGATTAACTAGAGAAATGGATGATTTACTAGAATCATCTCCTCACTCCATTTCTTTGTCAGATTCTGGACAGTCTTTCAAGTGGCAACAGGAACACTTTAGATTAATTGCACTAACGACCTTAGTACTCTCCAGTTTTGTGGGTGAATGACCAACAGAATAGGTAACAATAGATTCGTGCTTTCACCTTGAGAAATGGACCCGCACATTCAGGTGATGACGAGCAAGGTTTTGCATAGGCACAAAAATCCACCTGCAGGTTCACTTGTGAGCCTTTTTTTGGCTCGTGAAGCCACTCTGAAATTTGGTGTGTTAGTCCTTGCACGAAACAGCAAGAAGGAAGCGTCAGGAGCTGAAGCTCATAGCTTTTAACGTGACAAGAAATCAGCGTTAAGCCCCTAAAGCTCCATTCCATTTGCTGCAAAGCTCCGGCTGGCACGACCTTCTTCTGAAAATCCATTTCACCTGTCACTGGTAGGAAACAGAAAGAGGCAGGGCTGCCACCAAACCTGCACAAGGTCCTGGTAGAAAGGACTTACCTCATTTCCTTTTATTGCCAGAGAAGATCCAAACCTTTCAGACACATATTACCACTAACACCCTTTCTTGCTGGTGTTGCCGCATGCTTCCAAAAGACAGAGCATACTCTAAACTACTCACATGGGATGACATGATTAAAAAGATGCATCGAAGAGAATTTTAAACTCAAACTGTtgttctgaattttctgaaagtaaaattATCTATGTAGGAACAGGCAAAGATCTCAAAGATGACCAGTGAAAAGACTTAGGAAGGAATTAATTAGGAGTTAATACATACTTAGCAACTAAGGCAGAAAACCTAGGGGGTGGGGGTAAGAAATAAAACCTATCTACTTCACCCTTCCCAAAACTCCTAATTAGAAATAGCAGCAGCTTTAAGAAATCATCAGTCCTATATTTGTGGTGTTGCTATAATGTGGCGCTTCCCGCAGTTAATGTATAACAGggacttattttaaaataacttttaatgGTTAACTTCCCAGGAGTTGGAATACCAGTGATAGAACTCCATAGGTCATATTTTATCATGCTCTCTGTTCTAAGCAAATGAGAGCAGGTATTTACAAATCGAGTCATCATTTTCAATCAGATTTTGAAAACGTGATAGAGATGGTTATGAAAAATTTTGGGAACCAGTAATCTCAGCTTCCAGTCACACCACTATTTTACAAAAAGGCAACATCAGAGTGCCCCCGCAAAAGGCAGTGAACTATGAAGCAAAGGAAGAACTATCACAGGCTCCAAAATGTTTATGATGGCTTATTCCTTTGATCAGTTTATGTAGAGGACCACATATAATCATCAAAACAAATGCATACAAGTTCCAGCATACCCCGCTCATTTTTCTGCGGGAAGTAACAGTGCAAAAGATACAAGATGCAAACACAGCATACTATTTTGTACCAGCCCATCTCACCCACCAAATGAAATCTCTCCCACAAGACAAACAAGGACTATTCAAACATTTATTGTACGCAGAAGCAGGAACCAGGAAGAGCTGTATGCACAAGAGCAGAGCAAGACTGAACAAAATCAAGAACACCCTTACCTGAACCAAAGGTGCTGGCTCTTGAGATTGCTTACTGGTAGTTCCTTGGAAAGATGCTAAAGCAAAATTGTCAGTCTTGTGTAATACTGGACCATCAATCCTGGCAGATGCATCTGTCCTATGTGACTGCCACGTCTTTTTTCTATGATGAGATTCACCAGCTTGCTCATCTCCAAAGGCAGCCCAAGAACAGCTGTCTTTTTGTTCATCTTCAAAAGCATTCCAGTCTGTAGCCTGGTTACAACCTGCTGAACTGAAGTCCGCAAAGTCATCAGAGTCCTGAAAAGCAACACTCTCATCTTGAGGTTTTGGCACTGAATCAAAGTCTCCAAATTCACTATCATCACCATTTCCTACCTCAGTAGTATGCTGGAACTCTAAGCCAGAAGTTTTACTGGTAGTATCACATTCTAAATTGTCAGCAGTCTGATTTAGTTCAGCCTGATCCAACCTTGCTGGCTGCTGAGAAACAGTACTTTTGTCCCTGAATTCACCAAATTCATCATTAGGTTTGCTAATATGTGTGGGCTGTTCGGAAGATCCTTCTAAATCTAGAGCATTTACTGATTCTTGAGCATTAATGAAGGTGGGAGATGCACTGCTGACTGAACCAAAATCACCAAAATCATCATCATGTGTGTCACTGCAAGCTACAACTTCAGTACTATTTCCACCATTCTTAAGATCTTCAGAATCACCCAATTTTTCTCCTGCAAGATCACACCTTAGGCTTTGGATCTTATCAGCCTTGATGTCCTCTGTTCCCAAAGAGTCATCAAGTCTAGTAAAATCTTTGCCATTCTCTATGCCATGTTGTCTTCTCCTCCCACTGTGGTCTCCATTTTCAGTAGTGCATATCGAACTTCCAGTTGTTCGAGATGTACTAGAAATTGCAGATTCATTATCTTCCAGTGCTGAGGGACCCTGTTCACAActaatttctgaaatgcaaaccTCTTCTTCAATACGAGTTACTCCGTTTATTCTGTTGTTCTCCTGAATGCTCAGAGAGTCTCTTTCATTAAGAACAGTGAATATTGTAGGTCCTGTTCCCTCTAAATGGATTGGGTTTTTGTTTGAGAATGTAGCAAAATCTGCAAAGTCTTCACCTGAGCTAGGCATTGAGTTCAAATTTTGCTCAGTACTATGGGTGCTAGCAATTTTCAGTCCCTTTGAGTCACCAATACTGTCTAGATCTTCTGTTCCCTGAGGATTTACAGGGTCTGATGCTGCAAATCCATTTGTTAGAATCTCTAGACACGGAAGTTTCTCACCATTACAAGCATCTATTTGCTCATCCTGGCTCTCAACTACTATACCAGTTCTAACAACATGAGAAGAAAGACACTCTGATTTCCCAGTGTTGTCTCTTTGTTCCGCTCTTTTGTTTACATCTTCTAAAGTGGTACCTGAAGTTCTAAacttagatttttctttgctGGTACTAGTAGCTGACATATCAGAAAGTTCCTTAGTAAGAGTAGGAAGCTCTGCAATGCAGTCTTTatctttaacatttttaacagaagtgAAAGTTGCAATGCTAGCTACATTGTCAGAATAATCATGAAGTGGGATGAAATGATTTGTGGGTATAAACTCTTCCTTTGGATGACTGTAGTCTGGTGTGTCAAAATCAGCAAAAGCCACACCAGCAGTGCTTACACCAGAAAATCCTCCAAATTCTCCAaattcatcttcatcatcatcatcggcTCCATTGTCTAGTGGTGGAGGGGATGAGGAGTACATTCGAATAATGTCTGGTTCCATTGTTTAGTTCCACTTCAAAGTTAATGTATTTCtataatagggaaaaaaagaagtatattaGAATTTGGCTAGCTTTtgtcatgtcttttttttatttttactgttccACATTCTATTTTAAAAGTGTGCGTATAGGTCAAAGTCCATACTAAATATGAGAAAGGAACATTCCCCAAACCCATTTTCTAACCAATTCTTTTGTCTTAGAAGTCACAGAGAATCTACTGGAGACAGTTTAAGTCTCTTGTAAACTACTACATGATCATATTCTCAGCAGACAGTGCTGAAATGCCAGAGCACAAAACACATTTGTCTTGAGCTGTTGTGCAACACACCGACACAACTAAACTCAGTTTTAACCCATCAGTTCTCTACTTCCTGTCACCAGCAATTCATAAAATAGCCAATGACCCTGGTCCATCTTTTACCACACTCACTTGTGCACTCAGCTGTACTGTATGACAGAAATTAAGCCACTTGATGGACTATGCCACAACAGTCATGTACGTAAGGCACCTTCAGTAGCACCAAAGTCTTTGAAAGATGTTTCCATAAGCTTTGAAACTATGAAGGAGTGGAGGAAGGAACTGCTGTTACAATTGCTAACTATGACCTGCTGCCCTACCGTTTGTTTCTTTCTACCAATTCATGGGTTTCTGTTAGGTCCCCCTGTTCTTTGGATTTCATAACTGCAAGCCAACACACTGTCTCCACAGCTGCTGCCACTAGCCTGCTTTTGTCTTACGAACCGCCAGCTGGGAAATGCCATTATGAGCACCAGCAAAGCCTAGAGCAAAACAAACTTCTTCATCAAAGCTTATTCTCAAAAGCAGAAAGGAGCAAGATTatccataaaatatttaaatgcaaatcactaaatcacagggaaaaaaaaaaaaagaagaagaagaaagtattcCCATGGCCTAGATAGAAACAGATTAAGAACTCTATCTTAACATTGCAAACCATTACAGTAACAAGTAAGGTATGGATGGAAAATCTTCTTTCCTAAAGAgtgatcttgattttttttttccccaatatggTGTGTAATTAATGAAACAATAACTACTACTATTTATAGATTCACAATTGTACGTATCACTTAACTAGTTCATACCTTGGAGCCCTTAAAAGGAGAGCTACGACCAAGCTCTTTCCATTTCAAATGACACCTGCCATGAATAAACTGTAACAACATACTAAGCATTATCTAcagaaaaagagtggaaaaaaccTATACATATTAGCAAATATTTGAATTTCTAACCACCAGAATAAGTACAGACTTTACAATACTAGTtctgaaacacaaataaaatatgaTCCTTAACTCTGATGTCTTTCACAAATGACTTTGTACATGCACCTAAACAGCAGCACACAAAGGGTATAACAACAACAAATGAAGCTCTGCGGTTCTTCTCAAGCATAATAGCCCAGCACCTGAGCCAAACAACTCTTGGTATTTGCCAAGGAAGTCTGGCATCTTTAAGGTGACTAAcataccttcattttttttttttaaagggtatttTGCAATTACAAAAGAACATCATGCTTATCAGATGAAACCATGAAATAATTTGTAACATCACATGCAAACTGAAGAAGACTACAAAGGAATTTTGTTTAGAATAAAGAGTAAGCTGTCAACAAGCTCCCACTTATGCTTACTCAGCACCAGCTGCTTAACAAGGTATTTGAGAGAAGCACTTCACTTTTATCTCAGAGGCCTCATCTATCAAGAGCACTCTCCCTTTCACATCAAGGTCTAGCAATTGCTGTTTAATGTCATACACGAACGTAAAGATCCTTTCCAAGATGTTTGTAGAGTGTGACTTTGTGTTCACACAGAGATTACTCCAAACTGTTTAGTCTCCAAGCTTCTCGTTTTTCAATTCACTAAATACAATAATAGCATTTCTTCTTTGTAACTATCAGAGCAGCCATTCCTTCTTTATAACCAAATTTCCAAGATCTACTGTGGTCAACCATCAACGCTAAGATTAAACACCCAGTATATCCAGATTACAAttgatttctgaatgttttacCGCAGAGGAAGATCCATACGCTATACACAAAGATAGGCCCTGGTAGGtacaaatgctggttttgttcttttgtagAAAAAAGACCGATTAGGTAGATATTGGTATATATTAGCTCATCTCAAGGCACCTTATCTTGGGGATAGCACTATACGGAGCTATAGGGGAGTTGGTTAAACAGTGAATGGCATTGTGTCTGGAATTCATGACTCCTATGGTCACAAGTCAGTAGCTCTTTAGTAACACACTGACATTTAggagaaaggacagagaaaaCTGTCAAGATGGGACTCACTCCCCGCTTCTAATTCCtggaaaagggaaaggatttcttggtttggttttttttttcttcttttttaataaaaaaaggagtGGGTTTATTTACTTGTAACAGATCATCCCTTGTAATTAAATTTGAGTTCACAAGTCTCCAGTTGAATCTCAGTAGACAATAGCATAAATTTATTATCAAACCTCCTGAAATTTAACAAGAGTTGTTACACCTACTTGGAAAATTCAGTTGACACAATATTTATCATCTTATCCCATGTGAAAACAGCTGAAGAGACTGTAAAGGCAAGAAACTAGttcttgaaacaaacaaaaacccctcaacaCTATTTCAAGGACAGCACTGACTGAATATAAACATTCATTATCCCAGAGAAAAAGGAGCTTGAACAGAAACAATGAAATGGCTAGAAAGAAGGAAAGTGAAAACAAGTGTCCCACAAAAAACACCTTTGATCAGCTTCTGGAGAATAATACTGGAGGGTGGGATAAGCAACTCCTTGACCAAGACCGAGTACTATGATTGGAGCCACTGCAACCTCAACAGTAATTTTATCATATCATTAGATGTTTTATTCTTTATTAGGCAGAGATGGAAAAGCCCTCTAAAACACATCtctaaagtaatttaaaaagaaaagattttaaaacagaaagtgacAGTTGCACAGTATGTTGATTTACATTGGAAAGAAAAAGCCATATAACTAAACCCATAGAAATCTGAAGCAGAAACCCAAATAAATTCCCTAAATATTTCAGTTACTCTCAAACAAGTAGTCTATAAAACATTGCATGCTTAAAAAGTCAAATGCTTGTGTGCTGACACAAGTTAAAGCTAGGAAGCTAACACGTTTGATTTTGAAACCAAGATTTCTGAAGTCCACAAGACCCAGTCTTGAAGCTTTCAGTGCAGTATGAGTAATAAAGATCCAAGTTTAACaccaaagtatttttatatatatatatataaaaaatacagatacatatcagatttttcttcttttgaaacaaaattttagAATAATCAAGTCATGCAAGCAATTATATTCAAGTAAAAGGGAGATTAAATCTAGGTAGACCAGCCTCCCCTCTCCCAGAAAccttatttttattgctgagaagtcatgagaaggggaggaaaaagcaaaagacaGATGGAACCTCAAATTTGTTTCCAACTGGCAAATATATAAACTCACAGCCCTGTACATAGACAATGACATCAAAGTATAGTTTTGCTGGTTCAGTAATAAAACAAATCCACATTTTACTCCTACAGCCTCAAGTTTTCTAACATCTTGGAAAGTACTTTGATCAGCTGCAACTCTTTTGCTTGGCTAAGAAGCACTGCCAGCTCAGTGGCCTGCCTAGATTACCATAGCTTTATGGATAGGAATTAGATGCAGGAGGATGCTGATGAGCCTCCTAATTTATGCCTATATACAGGCCAAtattacttaaattaaaaaattgcagtCATCACAACTCAGACTAAACAATGAAGCCTAACTAAAaagttggggtttgtttttttttttttactatatctCAAAGCCATATCCTAACACTATGAATCAGAGGCCTTGAAAAAAACTTCTgaacttttccattaaaaagaaaatttgtctgtatttttcaccaaaagcatgtgtggtttgttttatttttaagtctttttagATTTATAGGTTTGTATAAGTTGAGTTATAGGTTTGCACTTGAGTTATTTCAAATATCACATTCAGCTCTGTATTAGTAACCGCTCCATCACTTGACATCAGAAGATCTCATGCAAGAAATGCTGACAGAAATTAATTCTTAACCTGCGTTGGATGTACATTCATATATTATCCATCATAACAACTTTACCCATTTTTTGTGTTGGCCATTTAGTTTATTATTATCTTAACCTCAgctaaaaataaatcataatagAGTTGAGAAAATCCTTAGAGGCAAGGATGATCTAAAAAAGCCCCAATATGCAGCATTCAGAAAACACACTGAATAATGTGAGAGCAGCAAGCATCACAGTCAAAGGGAATTCACCTACAAGactccttttctttccagttaacataaaaaaaaaaaaaaaaaaaaaagggaggcaaggaacaagaacagtagggACAAGCACAGGACAAAGATAATGGGAAGAGGCTGCATGGGGGCTGAAGCAGACTGCCAAAGCCCAATCAGACACGTAGGAAGATCTCTGACCATCTAAAAATTTCCTCTCCTGCAACTTCTGCCATAGAGAAGAAGAAACttccttcaatttttcatttcaaagcacTTCTGAAACATCACAGGGATCATTTACACAGCAGCAGTCCAGTAGCACGATACTCTGCTCCAGAGATGTTTCAGTAACAGTTGCCAAAACAGGATCTGCAAGAAACATTAACTGTGCCTTTAAAAATCTGATCAGAGGTTTGACAGTCTACTACATGTTTAGTCAGTTTATACCCATAAGAACCAACTGCATAATCGATTGTATGGACTTgtgtaaaattttttttaaaaatgtcagctaCTTCCAACGATGttacagctgcattttaaaaacttaaagaGCTCCAAAATGTAAGAATGTGTATTATATA encodes:
- the AFTPH gene encoding aftiphilin isoform X2 is translated as MEPDIIRMYSSSPPPLDNGADDDDEDEFGEFGGFSGVSTAGVAFADFDTPDYSHPKEEFIPTNHFIPLHDYSDNVASIATFTSVKNVKDKDCIAELPTLTKELSDMSATSTSKEKSKFRTSGTTLEDVNKRAEQRDNTGKSECLSSHVVRTGIVVESQDEQIDACNGEKLPCLEILTNGFAASDPVNPQGTEDLDSIGDSKGLKIASTHSTEQNLNSMPSSGEDFADFATFSNKNPIHLEGTGPTIFTVLNERDSLSIQENNRINGVTRIEEEVCISEISCEQGPSALEDNESAISSTSRTTGSSICTTENGDHSGRRRQHGIENGKDFTRLDDSLGTEDIKADKIQSLRCDLAGEKLGDSEDLKNGGNSTEVVACSDTHDDDFGDFGSVSSASPTFINAQESVNALDLEGSSEQPTHISKPNDEFGEFRDKSTVSQQPARLDQAELNQTADNLECDTTSKTSGLEFQHTTEVGNGDDSEFGDFDSVPKPQDESVAFQDSDDFADFSSAGCNQATDWNAFEDEQKDSCSWAAFGDEQAGESHHRKKTWQSHRTDASARIDGPVLHKTDNFALASFQGTTSKQSQEPAPLVQTTLLSRLERIFEVCFPSIPVLEIEEEISSLNHLLEAGEKQMTTEETLANTGELMDVWTELQDIHDAYGLRYQWGGSHSNKKLLCSLGIDTRNILFTGNKKQPVIVPMYAAGLGMLEPTKEPLKPISAAEKIASIGQTPPVSPEMNTCTSDQFQESLPPVQFDWSSSGLTNPLDGVDPELYELTTSKLETSNASNRVTDAFARLMSTVEKASTSTRKPKKEEHLSEEAAKVISSLPDLTFMHAKVLMFPATLTPSTSCQEKVD
- the AFTPH gene encoding aftiphilin isoform X1, with translation MEPDIIRMYSSSPPPLDNGADDDDEDEFGEFGGFSGVSTAGVAFADFDTPDYSHPKEEFIPTNHFIPLHDYSDNVASIATFTSVKNVKDKDCIAELPTLTKELSDMSATSTSKEKSKFRTSGTTLEDVNKRAEQRDNTGKSECLSSHVVRTGIVVESQDEQIDACNGEKLPCLEILTNGFAASDPVNPQGTEDLDSIGDSKGLKIASTHSTEQNLNSMPSSGEDFADFATFSNKNPIHLEGTGPTIFTVLNERDSLSIQENNRINGVTRIEEEVCISEISCEQGPSALEDNESAISSTSRTTGSSICTTENGDHSGRRRQHGIENGKDFTRLDDSLGTEDIKADKIQSLRCDLAGEKLGDSEDLKNGGNSTEVVACSDTHDDDFGDFGSVSSASPTFINAQESVNALDLEGSSEQPTHISKPNDEFGEFRDKSTVSQQPARLDQAELNQTADNLECDTTSKTSGLEFQHTTEVGNGDDSEFGDFDSVPKPQDESVAFQDSDDFADFSSAGCNQATDWNAFEDEQKDSCSWAAFGDEQAGESHHRKKTWQSHRTDASARIDGPVLHKTDNFALASFQGTTSKQSQEPAPLVQTTLLSRLERIFEVCFPSIPVLEIEEEISSLNHLLEAGEKQMTTEETLANTGELMDVWTELQDIHDAYGLRYQWGGSHSNKKLLCSLGIDTRNILFTGNKKQPVIVPMYAAGLGMLEPTKEPLKPISAAEKIASIGQTPPVSPEMNTCTSDQFQESLPPVQFDWSSSGLTNPLDASGGSTLLNLDFFGPVDDSSSSSTTTIPGVDPELYELTTSKLETSNASNRVTDAFARLMSTVEKASTSTRKPKKEEHLSEEAAKVISSLPDLTFMHAKVLMFPATLTPSTSCQEKVD
- the AFTPH gene encoding aftiphilin isoform X3 — encoded protein: MEPDIIRMYSSSPPPLDNGADDDDEDEFGEFGGFSGVSTAGVAFADFDTPDYSHPKEEFIPTNHFIPLHDYSDNVASIATFTSVKNVKDKDCIAELPTLTKELSDMSATSTSKEKSKFRTSGTTLEDVNKRAEQRDNTGKSECLSSHVVRTGIVVESQDEQIDACNGEKLPCLEILTNGFAASDPVNPQGTEDLDSIGDSKGLKIASTHSTEQNLNSMPSSGEDFADFATFSNKNPIHLEGTGPTIFTVLNERDSLSIQENNRINGVTRIEEEVCISEISCEQGPSALEDNESAISSTSRTTGSSICTTENGDHSGRRRQHGIENGKDFTRLDDSLGTEDIKADKIQSLRCDLAGEKLGDSEDLKNGGNSTEVVACSDTHDDDFGDFGSVSSASPTFINAQESVNALDLEGSSEQPTHISKPNDEFGEFRDKSTVSQQPARLDQAELNQTADNLECDTTSKTSGLEFQHTTEVGNGDDSEFGDFDSVPKPQDESVAFQDSDDFADFSSAGCNQATDWNAFEDEQKDSCSWAAFGDEQAGESHHRKKTWQSHRTDASARIDGPVLHKTDNFALASFQGTTSKQSQEPAPLVQTTLLSRLERIFEVCFPSIPVLEIEEEISSLNHLLEAGEKQMTTEETLANTGELMDVWTELQDIHDAYGLRYQWGGSHSNKKLLCSLGIDTRNILFTGNKKQPVIVPMYAAGLGMLEPTKEPLKPISAAEKIASIGQTPPVSPEMNTCTSDQFQESLPPVQFDWSSSGLTNPLDVCVLPLFTHKPLPWLTFYMAAYQHGH